The following are encoded in a window of Hippocampus zosterae strain Florida unplaced genomic scaffold, ASM2543408v3 HiC_scaffold_206, whole genome shotgun sequence genomic DNA:
- the LOC127594550 gene encoding LOW QUALITY PROTEIN: tRNA-dihydrouridine(16/17) synthase [NAD(P)(+)]-like (The sequence of the model RefSeq protein was modified relative to this genomic sequence to represent the inferred CDS: substituted 3 bases at 3 genomic stop codons) produces MEILKVKGPLRVCAPMVDQSELAFRMLVRGYGVNLAYTPMLHAKMMVTHKKYVKDNFATCEGDHPLVAQFCGDDPDTLLRAARMVEGEVEAVDLNMGCPQAIAKRGHYGAYLLEEPELIENIVRTMVKGLTVPVFCKIRILPSXEKTLELAKRIEAAGCSLLTVHGRTKEMNKDRVGQCDWTIIRKIKESLAIPVVANGGVXRYEDYERCLDEAGVDGVMSAEGLLANPAIFTPEGYSKDLDELVAEYLHLAELHRANTSSIKGHLFKMLFKGLNHHTDLRDRLAKATSLAXFKAIAEQLKERRTDIPPEQKHGWYRRYFPKE; encoded by the coding sequence ATGGAGATTCTAAAGGTGAAGGGCCCGTTGCGAGTGTGCGCCCCGATGGTGGACCAGAGCGAGCTGGCCTTCAGAATGCTCGTGAGGGGGTATGGAGTCAACCTGGCCTACACCCCCATGCTGCATGCCAAGATGATGGTCACGCATAAGAAATACGTGAAGGACAATTTTGCGACCTGCGAGGGTGACCATCCCCTGGTGGCGCAGTTTTGTGGGGATGACCCGGATACCTTGCTAAGGGCGGCCAGGATGGTCGAGGGGGAGGTGGAGGCAGTGGACCTCAACATGGGCTGTCCGCAGGCCATCGCCAAGCGCGGGCACTACGGCGCGTATCTGCTGGAGGAGCCTGAGCTGATCGAAAACATCGTGAGGACGATGGTCAAAGGCCTGACCGTCCCAGTCTTCTGCAAAATCAGGATCCTGCCTTCCTAGGAAAAGACCCTGGAATTGGCCAAGAGGATCGAGGCGGCCGGCTGCAGTCTGCTGACCGTGCACGGCAGGACCAAAGAGATGAATAAGGACAGGGTTGGACAATGCGACTGGACGATCATCCGGAAGATCAAAGAAAGCTTGGCGATTCCGGTGGTGGCGAATGGAGGGGTCTAGCGCTACGAGGATTATGAGAGGTGTCTGGATGAGGCGGGTGTTGATGGCGTCATGAGTGCAGAGGGGTTGTTGGCCAACCCTGCCATCTTCACACCTGAAGGGTACAGCAAAGACCTGGACGAGCTGGTGGCCGAATACCTGCATCTGGCCGAACTACATCGTGCCAACACCTCGTCAATCAAAGGTCACCTCTTCAAGATGCTCTTCAAAGGGCTCAACCACCACACCGACCTTCGAGACAGGCTGGCAAAGGCTACCAGCCTAGCCTAGTTCAAGGCTATCGCAGAGCAGCTGAAAGAAAGAAGGACGGACATCCCACCCGAGCAGAAGCATGGATGGTACCGCCGTTACTTCCCAAAGGAGTGA